The following are encoded together in the Nitrospirae bacterium YQR-1 genome:
- a CDS encoding prephenate dehydrogenase: MEGKYKGKRGYGLLYFEKIAILGVGLMGASFARAVRKLGVTSRICGYGRNEESLIRAKKDGIIDCYDTTLSSLADGADLILLATPAGTFETLATQISPYLMQGAIVTDVGSVKGSLVYTLEELMPEGVHFVGAHPIAGKDQSGMSASSDCLYNNALCIVTPTGKTDRPSLETVKTLWKLIGCSIKTLTPEKHDEIFSSISHLPHIVAYAMVNTIAGIDNGFFEYAGKGFKDTTRIAGSSPDIWSDICLLNKENITNHIGIYIEKLNAILTHIKNSNKDGLLKEFDNARALRNDIKTDVSNTGIEDCIDNV; this comes from the coding sequence TTGGAAGGGAAATATAAGGGAAAAAGGGGTTATGGGTTATTGTATTTTGAAAAAATAGCAATTCTGGGCGTAGGTCTTATGGGCGCCTCTTTTGCCAGGGCCGTCAGAAAACTTGGGGTTACCTCAAGGATATGCGGTTATGGCAGAAACGAAGAAAGTTTAATAAGGGCTAAGAAAGACGGAATAATAGACTGTTATGATACCACTTTAAGCAGCCTGGCCGACGGTGCCGATTTAATCCTTCTGGCAACTCCGGCAGGCACCTTTGAAACCCTGGCTACCCAAATCAGTCCGTATTTAATGCAAGGTGCCATTGTTACCGACGTCGGCAGCGTAAAGGGCTCTCTTGTTTATACTCTTGAGGAGCTTATGCCTGAAGGTGTGCATTTCGTAGGTGCTCACCCTATCGCAGGTAAAGACCAGTCCGGAATGTCGGCATCCTCGGATTGCCTCTACAATAACGCACTCTGTATAGTAACCCCCACCGGCAAGACAGACCGGCCGTCTTTGGAAACTGTCAAGACTCTCTGGAAGTTAATCGGTTGTTCGATTAAAACCCTCACACCTGAAAAGCACGATGAGATATTCTCCTCTATAAGCCATCTGCCCCACATTGTTGCCTACGCTATGGTTAACACAATCGCCGGTATTGATAACGGATTTTTTGAATATGCCGGTAAAGGTTTTAAAGATACTACAAGAATAGCTGGAAGCTCACCGGACATCTGGAGTGACATCTGTCTTCTCAATAAAGAAAATATAACTAATCACATCGGGATTTATATAGAAAAACTCAACGCCATATTAACACACATTAAGAATTCCAATAAAGACGGACTCTTAAAGGAATTTGACAATGCAAGGGCATTGAGAAATGATATAAAAACAGACGTTTCAAATACCGGCATAGAGGATTGTATAGACAATGTCTGA
- the aroA gene encoding 3-phosphoshikimate 1-carboxyvinyltransferase: protein MSDSITLSKAGCLKGELKSPPDKSISHRAVFISSLAEGVSVVKNFLYAEDPKATVGAFRNLGVEITERKDELIITGKGSNALKEPSDVIDCMNSGTTMRLLLGVLSGCRFSSVLTGDSSLRKRPMARVTVPLRRMNAQFIGREDGRYAPIAVKGGGLKAIDYTMPIPSAQVKSSVLLAGLNAEGITSVTESAKSRDHTERMLKTFGANITVNGLSVTIDGTNTLTAAEITVPGDISSAAFFLAGAAIVAGSEIVVKGVGLNKTRTGFIDALIAMGVQVEINEDKQLQDEPQGDICVKYTDGLRAFTLDAPDIPALIDEFPILCVLGLCAHGVTEIRGAEELRVKESDRITAMAGELRKMGAVIEEYPDGVAMEGPQELYGAVVESHGDHRIAMALSIAALVAKGQTTINGISSVEISYPGFFEQLRRLTV from the coding sequence ATGTCTGACAGTATAACATTGTCAAAAGCCGGTTGTTTAAAGGGAGAGCTTAAGTCGCCCCCTGATAAATCCATATCACATCGGGCTGTGTTTATTTCGTCCCTTGCAGAGGGCGTCTCTGTAGTTAAAAACTTTCTGTACGCAGAGGACCCAAAGGCTACTGTGGGTGCTTTCAGAAATCTTGGGGTGGAAATAACTGAGCGTAAAGATGAGCTCATAATAACCGGCAAAGGCTCAAATGCTCTGAAGGAACCCTCAGATGTTATAGATTGTATGAACTCAGGAACTACAATGAGGCTTTTACTGGGGGTACTATCCGGATGCCGCTTCAGCAGTGTGTTAACAGGGGATAGTTCCTTAAGAAAGAGACCGATGGCAAGAGTTACAGTGCCGCTTAGGCGGATGAATGCCCAATTTATAGGAAGGGAAGACGGCAGGTATGCCCCGATTGCGGTAAAAGGCGGTGGTCTTAAAGCAATAGACTACACTATGCCGATACCCTCTGCACAGGTTAAGTCCTCGGTACTTCTTGCCGGTTTAAACGCAGAGGGAATTACCTCGGTTACAGAGTCTGCAAAGTCACGCGACCACACCGAACGTATGCTTAAAACCTTTGGCGCCAATATAACCGTTAACGGCCTTAGTGTAACAATAGACGGCACAAACACACTTACCGCCGCTGAGATAACAGTGCCTGGAGATATATCCTCAGCCGCTTTTTTCTTAGCCGGAGCCGCCATTGTTGCAGGCTCTGAGATAGTGGTTAAAGGCGTGGGGCTAAACAAGACAAGAACCGGATTTATTGATGCGCTCATTGCTATGGGAGTGCAGGTTGAAATCAATGAAGACAAACAGCTTCAGGATGAGCCACAAGGGGATATATGCGTAAAATACACTGACGGTTTAAGGGCTTTTACCCTTGACGCTCCTGATATTCCCGCACTGATAGACGAATTCCCGATTCTGTGTGTGCTGGGTTTGTGTGCACATGGGGTTACCGAAATAAGGGGGGCTGAGGAGTTAAGAGTAAAGGAATCCGACAGGATAACTGCAATGGCCGGTGAGTTAAGAAAGATGGGAGCGGTAATTGAGGAATATCCCGACGGAGTAGCCATGGAGGGTCCTCAGGAGCTCTACGGCGCGGTAGTGGAAAGCCACGGAGACCACCGTATAGCGATGGCTCTGTCAATAGCCGCACTTGTTGCAAAGGGGCAAACTACAATTAACGGGATATCCTCGGTGGAGATATCGTATCCCGGGTTTTTTGAACAATTAAGGAGATTAACCGTATAA
- the cmk gene encoding (d)CMP kinase, with protein MPRVIAIDGPAGAGKSTVAKELSRRLGFNYLDTGALYRATALKLVTAGLDEQASDGEIMEILKDTNIEFSGDSVFLDNKDVSGQIRAPEIGHYTSVFSSKKVVRDFLLIVQKEAGGRTNLVAEGRDMATVVFPEADRKFFITADEQVRAARRYSQLNGTVSFDSALSDVRERDRRDTGRANAPLKRAADAIEIDTTGKDVEEVLSEMMRKIG; from the coding sequence ATGCCAAGGGTAATAGCGATAGACGGCCCTGCGGGGGCCGGAAAGAGCACTGTGGCAAAGGAGCTCTCAAGGCGGCTTGGGTTTAATTACCTGGATACCGGCGCACTGTATCGTGCAACAGCGCTTAAACTTGTAACGGCGGGGTTGGACGAGCAGGCATCTGATGGTGAGATTATGGAAATATTAAAAGATACAAACATAGAGTTTTCCGGAGACAGTGTTTTTCTGGATAATAAGGATGTCTCAGGGCAAATAAGAGCGCCTGAGATTGGGCATTATACCTCGGTGTTTTCATCCAAAAAGGTAGTCAGGGATTTTTTGCTTATCGTACAGAAAGAGGCAGGCGGCAGGACTAATCTGGTGGCCGAGGGCAGGGATATGGCAACAGTTGTATTCCCTGAGGCCGACAGGAAATTCTTTATAACCGCTGATGAACAGGTCAGGGCGGCAAGACGTTACAGCCAACTTAACGGCACAGTGAGTTTTGATAGCGCTCTCAGTGACGTCAGGGAGCGTGACAGAAGAGACACGGGACGGGCAAATGCACCTCTTAAGAGGGCTGCGGATGCCATAGAGATAGACACCACGGGCAAGGATGTGGAAGAGGTGCTTAGTGAGATGATGAGGAAGATAGGTTGA
- the ispH gene encoding 4-hydroxy-3-methylbut-2-enyl diphosphate reductase, with translation MTVAQRAGFCFGVKRAVNIAFDMASKREGVCTLGPIIHNPQVVERLSEQGVRCVNDPEPGVKSLIIRTHGIPLDMYEKISTTGLEIVDATCPFVKKAQQYAKLLREENYQVIVLGDRDHPEVKSIMSYAGTDAVVLKEGELPERLKMKVGVVVQTTQPVSALTKLVSGIVDRVKELKVFNTICNSTALRLKETSEISSSVDVMIIAGGKNSANTTQLANHCRLLGVKTYHIETAPELQSEWFDGVTHVGITAGASTPDWIIDEIVERINHIGGITGNGITE, from the coding sequence GTGACAGTGGCACAGCGGGCGGGTTTTTGTTTTGGCGTTAAGAGGGCGGTCAATATAGCCTTTGACATGGCCTCAAAAAGAGAGGGCGTCTGTACGCTGGGCCCGATAATTCATAATCCGCAGGTGGTGGAGCGGTTGAGTGAACAGGGAGTAAGGTGTGTAAATGACCCTGAGCCCGGCGTAAAGTCACTGATAATCCGCACCCACGGTATCCCCCTTGACATGTATGAGAAGATTTCGACCACAGGGCTTGAGATAGTGGATGCAACGTGCCCGTTTGTTAAAAAAGCACAACAATATGCTAAACTCCTGAGAGAGGAAAATTATCAGGTAATAGTGCTTGGGGACAGGGACCATCCTGAAGTCAAGTCAATAATGAGCTATGCCGGCACAGATGCTGTGGTGCTTAAAGAGGGTGAGTTGCCGGAGAGGCTGAAAATGAAAGTCGGAGTGGTTGTGCAGACAACGCAACCGGTCTCGGCTCTGACAAAGCTGGTCTCAGGCATTGTGGATAGAGTCAAAGAGTTAAAAGTCTTCAATACCATCTGTAATTCTACGGCGCTTCGGCTTAAAGAGACAAGCGAGATATCATCAAGCGTTGATGTGATGATAATAGCCGGTGGTAAAAACAGCGCCAATACTACCCAGCTTGCCAATCATTGTCGTTTGCTGGGAGTGAAAACCTACCATATAGAGACAGCCCCGGAGCTGCAGAGTGAGTGGTTTGACGGTGTTACACATGTTGGAATAACAGCCGGGGCCTCCACTCCGGATTGGATAATAGATGAGATAGTAGAAAGAATTAATCATATAGGGGGCATAACAGGTAATGGAATTACAGAATAA
- a CDS encoding 30S ribosomal protein S1 codes for MELQNNDLEQLYAGTFKSISPGMILTGKVVSKKHDAIIVDIGYKSEGFIPIDDFTNDELLELKEGSDIEVLVSSIKDSEGTITLSKSKAKILKTQKRLQRSLEEGTVLEGKIVEKTKGGFFVDISGVKAFLPGSQYDVKQLKSYDDAIGQNCKFKVLKLNNKLNNVIVSRRAVIEEEKHKKKSVTLELIKEGAILSGVVKNITDYGVFVDLGEVDGLLHISDISWGRINHPSDYFKVGDKIEVLVLKYEPESEKVTLGYKQKKADPWIDIETRYTEAKTVEGKVVGITDYGAFVELEDGVEGLVHVSELDWSPRPGHPSKYLEIGDEVSAVILKIENAQRRISLGIKQLKPKPWEVVSQKYKVGQKVTGKVRTITDFGVFVGMPEGVDALIHISDISWTKHIKHPSEVFRLKQRLEAVVLSLEPDKKRMLLGIKQMKPDPWISEIPQRFKIGDDVNCKVLRVTEFGLFVEIEDSVEGLVYASEIVKNGDRDYTEGDPLVATIIKLDFEQRKIGLSMLGLKGK; via the coding sequence ATGGAATTACAGAATAACGATTTAGAACAACTCTACGCCGGTACATTTAAGAGTATAAGTCCCGGAATGATACTGACCGGCAAGGTAGTATCCAAAAAACACGACGCCATAATTGTTGACATTGGTTATAAGTCCGAGGGGTTTATTCCTATTGACGATTTTACCAATGATGAGCTTCTGGAGTTAAAAGAGGGAAGTGACATCGAGGTGCTGGTGTCGTCCATAAAGGACTCAGAGGGCACAATTACTCTGTCTAAGAGCAAGGCAAAGATTCTTAAAACGCAAAAACGATTACAGCGCTCTTTGGAAGAGGGAACGGTGCTTGAAGGTAAAATTGTAGAGAAAACAAAGGGAGGTTTCTTTGTAGATATATCCGGTGTAAAGGCATTTTTGCCCGGCTCGCAGTATGATGTAAAGCAATTGAAATCTTATGACGACGCCATTGGGCAGAATTGTAAATTTAAGGTACTCAAACTCAACAACAAGCTCAACAACGTCATAGTGTCCCGCCGTGCGGTCATAGAGGAGGAAAAGCACAAGAAAAAAAGTGTCACGCTGGAGCTCATAAAAGAGGGCGCAATTCTTAGCGGTGTGGTTAAAAACATAACCGACTACGGCGTTTTTGTAGATCTCGGAGAGGTGGACGGACTCTTGCATATCTCTGATATTTCATGGGGAAGGATAAACCATCCGTCGGATTATTTTAAAGTCGGTGATAAGATAGAGGTTCTGGTGCTTAAGTATGAGCCGGAGTCGGAAAAGGTCACGCTTGGATACAAACAGAAAAAGGCTGATCCGTGGATAGATATAGAAACGAGATATACCGAGGCTAAGACGGTGGAAGGTAAGGTGGTGGGGATAACCGATTACGGGGCATTTGTAGAGCTTGAGGATGGTGTGGAGGGACTGGTGCATGTCTCTGAGCTTGACTGGTCACCACGCCCCGGACACCCGTCAAAGTATTTGGAGATAGGAGATGAGGTAAGTGCTGTCATACTTAAGATAGAAAATGCCCAGAGGCGGATATCCCTTGGTATCAAGCAACTTAAACCCAAACCATGGGAAGTGGTGTCTCAGAAGTACAAGGTTGGGCAGAAAGTTACAGGGAAAGTGCGGACGATTACGGACTTTGGAGTTTTTGTCGGTATGCCGGAGGGTGTTGATGCGCTTATTCATATCTCTGATATATCGTGGACTAAGCACATAAAGCATCCCTCTGAGGTATTCCGGTTAAAGCAGAGGCTGGAAGCCGTGGTGTTAAGCCTTGAGCCGGATAAAAAACGAATGCTGCTGGGAATAAAGCAAATGAAGCCCGATCCGTGGATAAGTGAAATACCGCAGCGATTTAAAATAGGTGACGACGTAAACTGCAAAGTGTTGAGAGTTACGGAGTTTGGGCTTTTTGTTGAAATAGAGGACAGTGTAGAGGGACTTGTGTATGCATCTGAGATAGTTAAAAACGGCGACAGAGATTACACTGAGGGCGACCCGCTTGTGGCAACCATAATAAAACTTGATTTTGAACAGAGAAAAATCGGCTTAAGCATGCTGGGGTTAAAAGGGAAGTAA
- the sppA gene encoding signal peptide peptidase SppA — MRGKRILFFFIGLFILLAAVAFTLALLTNEVQLGEKVGLVKVEGIIMSSKEAVKELKKYREDPSIKAIVVSVNSPGGAVVPSQEIYSEIKKTTGKKKIVVISMGSLAASGGYYISAPATKIIANQGTITGSIGVIMETLNVSGLMSKLGVNSEVVKSGRYKDIASMYRGIGKEEREILQNMLDDTHGQFIEAVSEGRNMPVETVRKLADGRIFTGRQALALGLVDKLGTLQDAIYEAAAMAGIKGEPRVVSKKEDFSLTELLSNKLNLNLSPGMKLNYLMHF; from the coding sequence ATGCGTGGAAAGAGAATTCTGTTTTTTTTTATAGGACTCTTTATACTGTTGGCGGCGGTGGCCTTTACTCTTGCACTGTTGACTAATGAGGTGCAGTTGGGTGAAAAGGTAGGGCTTGTTAAGGTTGAGGGGATAATCATGAGTTCTAAAGAAGCCGTTAAAGAGTTAAAAAAATACAGGGAAGACCCTTCAATAAAGGCCATAGTGGTTAGCGTAAACAGTCCGGGCGGTGCGGTGGTGCCTTCTCAGGAAATATACAGTGAAATTAAGAAAACTACCGGGAAAAAGAAGATAGTGGTGATTTCGATGGGGTCGCTTGCAGCCTCAGGGGGCTACTACATATCGGCGCCTGCAACAAAAATCATAGCCAACCAGGGTACGATTACCGGTTCCATCGGAGTGATAATGGAAACACTAAATGTAAGCGGGCTCATGTCCAAACTGGGAGTCAACAGCGAGGTGGTAAAAAGCGGCAGATATAAGGACATAGCCTCTATGTACAGGGGAATAGGAAAAGAGGAACGGGAGATATTGCAAAACATGCTTGATGATACTCACGGCCAATTCATTGAGGCGGTGTCTGAGGGCCGCAATATGCCTGTTGAAACAGTTAGGAAATTAGCCGACGGCAGAATTTTCACGGGCAGACAAGCGCTTGCCCTTGGTCTGGTTGACAAACTTGGAACACTCCAGGACGCCATTTATGAGGCCGCCGCAATGGCCGGAATTAAAGGAGAGCCACGGGTTGTGTCAAAAAAAGAGGATTTTTCACTTACCGAGCTGCTCTCCAATAAGTTAAATTTAAACTTATCGCCCGGTATGAAGTTAAATTATTTGATGCATTTCTAA
- a CDS encoding integration host factor subunit beta, protein MTKSELINVVTEKAPGLTRGQTEIIVEAFFQSIIDALERGEKIEIRGFGNFRLKERKARIARNPKTGEEVEVPAKRILHFKIGKELREMINNKS, encoded by the coding sequence ATGACAAAGTCAGAGCTAATAAACGTGGTTACTGAGAAGGCACCTGGGTTAACCAGAGGCCAGACCGAAATAATAGTGGAAGCGTTTTTTCAAAGTATTATTGATGCTCTGGAGAGAGGGGAGAAAATAGAGATACGAGGATTTGGAAATTTCCGCTTAAAAGAACGTAAAGCCCGCATTGCAAGGAACCCCAAGACCGGTGAGGAAGTTGAAGTGCCTGCCAAGAGAATCCTCCATTTCAAAATAGGCAAGGAACTCAGGGAAATGATAAATAATAAATCCTGA
- a CDS encoding Rieske 2Fe-2S domain-containing protein — MVRREFIKKLIKVFFVLIAAVFSVVTVIFSYPAGIRQKKYTFFSLMTEDGLPIRGVKRFDYHFKSERQGVSGELTGVVYIVNNTKKIYALSPVCTHLGCLVTYNRHKNEFSCPCHGGRYDTEGTVLGGPPPEPLTRLPLKIENGHVFIGFKI, encoded by the coding sequence TTGGTACGAAGGGAATTTATTAAAAAACTCATAAAGGTTTTTTTTGTTTTAATCGCAGCGGTTTTTTCTGTAGTCACCGTTATTTTTTCATATCCAGCCGGTATAAGGCAAAAAAAATATACATTTTTTAGTTTAATGACAGAGGACGGACTTCCCATAAGAGGGGTGAAGAGGTTTGATTACCACTTTAAATCAGAGCGACAGGGAGTATCAGGTGAGCTGACCGGTGTGGTTTATATCGTTAACAATACAAAGAAGATATATGCGCTGTCGCCGGTTTGTACACATCTGGGGTGTCTTGTCACCTATAACCGGCATAAAAACGAATTTTCATGTCCGTGCCACGGTGGAAGATATGACACGGAAGGAACAGTGCTTGGCGGCCCTCCCCCTGAGCCCCTTACAAGACTTCCTCTTAAGATTGAAAACGGACACGTTTTTATAGGTTTTAAAATTTAG
- a CDS encoding cytochrome b N-terminal domain-containing protein codes for MGKIFDWIDDVFHVKKPHSRFLKRRINPEGLNYFYCLGGAAFTSCLLLLTTGLLLSLYYVPSEHEAYISIVKIQREVHLGWFIRSVHKWSATFLIVFILSHTLRVFISKAYSKPKELNWVVGSLTLFFAFASGFTGYLLPWDQKAYWATEVGTSMGATVPFIGKHIVYLIRGGADIDGNTLIRFYSMHVLWFPLCMAMLLWAHFHMIKRQGIKGNL; via the coding sequence ATGGGAAAAATATTTGACTGGATAGATGACGTGTTTCATGTAAAGAAACCTCACAGCAGGTTTCTTAAACGCAGGATAAACCCTGAGGGATTAAACTACTTTTATTGCCTGGGCGGGGCGGCATTTACCTCCTGCCTGCTTTTATTAACAACCGGTCTGCTCCTTTCCTTGTACTATGTGCCGTCGGAGCATGAGGCATACATAAGCATTGTAAAAATTCAGCGAGAGGTACATCTCGGATGGTTCATCCGCTCTGTGCACAAATGGTCCGCCACCTTTCTTATTGTGTTTATTCTTAGCCACACACTCAGGGTCTTTATTTCTAAAGCATACAGTAAGCCAAAGGAGCTAAACTGGGTTGTGGGCTCATTGACACTGTTCTTTGCCTTTGCCTCAGGGTTTACCGGTTACCTTCTGCCATGGGACCAAAAGGCCTACTGGGCTACAGAGGTGGGCACTTCAATGGGTGCAACCGTACCCTTCATTGGCAAACACATTGTGTATTTGATAAGAGGAGGGGCTGACATAGACGGAAACACATTAATCAGGTTTTACAGTATGCACGTTTTGTGGTTTCCCCTTTGCATGGCAATGCTTTTGTGGGCACACTTCCATATGATTAAACGGCAGGGGATAAAAGGTAACTTGTAA
- a CDS encoding ATP-binding protein — MICLVEALRYRCLKYIKKDIGNFHILVGPNASGKSTLLDVISFLGDVVKNGPESAVRKRTPNYNDLFWLREGDSFELAVEMKIPDKYENEGKCRYEITIGKIEETGELGILSETLWFIPKYSECLNKNSERYDTSSIHPKQTIVNRPELSWIKMINKIKNGKDEFYPEKKVTFTVGKLFEGFISGGSATISYSFKLGPQKSALGNLPEDETKFPVAIWFKKMLMDGIQTLILNSEKMRNSSPPGMPRQFSTEGSNLPWVIERLKTEYPQRFYNWIEHVKTALPELKTVKTLIREDLQHRYLVVVYKDNLEVPSWMVSDGTLRLLALTILAYLPDIEGTLLIEEPENGIHPGAIETIFQSLSSVYNAQVLVATHSPEIVNVAGIKDILCFVKTEDGVVDIVSGKNHPNLTQWKGETPLSILFASGVLG; from the coding sequence ATGATTTGTTTAGTCGAGGCATTACGTTACAGATGTTTAAAGTATATCAAAAAAGATATTGGCAACTTCCATATTTTGGTTGGTCCCAACGCTAGTGGAAAATCTACCTTACTTGACGTCATTTCTTTTCTTGGCGATGTTGTCAAAAACGGGCCTGAATCTGCCGTAAGAAAAAGAACTCCAAATTATAATGATCTTTTTTGGCTTAGAGAAGGTGATTCTTTTGAACTTGCCGTCGAAATGAAAATTCCCGATAAGTATGAAAACGAAGGTAAATGCAGGTACGAAATAACAATAGGAAAGATTGAAGAGACCGGTGAATTAGGTATTTTAAGCGAAACTTTGTGGTTTATACCAAAATACTCAGAATGTTTAAACAAGAATTCAGAACGCTATGATACTTCCTCAATACATCCAAAACAGACAATAGTTAACAGACCGGAATTATCATGGATAAAAATGATAAACAAAATTAAAAATGGTAAGGATGAATTCTACCCTGAGAAAAAAGTTACTTTTACTGTAGGCAAATTGTTTGAAGGTTTTATAAGTGGTGGGAGTGCAACTATTTCGTATTCATTTAAACTGGGGCCTCAAAAATCCGCTTTGGGTAATTTACCTGAGGATGAAACTAAATTTCCAGTGGCTATCTGGTTTAAGAAAATGCTGATGGACGGCATCCAAACCCTGATACTTAACAGTGAGAAAATGAGAAACTCGAGCCCGCCGGGAATGCCAAGGCAGTTTAGCACGGAAGGCTCAAATTTGCCATGGGTCATAGAACGTCTCAAAACGGAATATCCCCAAAGATTTTATAACTGGATAGAACACGTCAAAACTGCGCTCCCTGAACTTAAAACTGTAAAAACTCTAATCAGAGAAGATCTTCAGCACCGTTATCTTGTCGTTGTATATAAAGATAATCTGGAGGTACCGTCATGGATGGTTTCCGACGGTACTCTCAGACTGCTTGCATTAACAATTTTAGCGTATTTACCGGATATTGAGGGAACACTCTTGATTGAGGAGCCGGAAAACGGAATTCATCCAGGGGCGATAGAAACAATATTTCAATCCCTGTCCTCAGTCTATAATGCTCAGGTGCTTGTAGCCACACACTCACCTGAAATTGTTAATGTGGCAGGGATAAAAGACATCCTGTGTTTTGTCAAAACAGAGGATGGTGTAGTGGACATCGTATCAGGTAAAAACCACCCTAATCTTACACAATGGAAAGGAGAGACGCCTCTTTCCATACTTTTTGCCTCCGGCGTGTTGGGATAA
- a CDS encoding helix-turn-helix domain-containing protein, with protein MKMIGDYLKKMRDESGISLEEISVRTNIKISYLMALEHEDYSSLPSELYIKGFISSYVKSLELDPAEAVKIYSNNGGNGKHSQKEHIPACVKPLRFQLDDVKSKSGGSKKYIYIAITILIVISIILVPIILNGKLIK; from the coding sequence ATGAAGATGATAGGTGATTATCTTAAGAAAATGCGGGATGAAAGCGGTATTTCTTTGGAGGAAATATCGGTAAGGACTAATATTAAGATAAGTTACCTGATGGCGCTTGAGCATGAGGATTATAGTTCCCTTCCCTCAGAGCTATATATTAAGGGTTTTATAAGCTCATATGTTAAATCACTTGAATTAGACCCTGCAGAAGCTGTTAAGATTTATAGCAATAACGGCGGAAACGGAAAGCACAGTCAAAAGGAGCATATACCTGCGTGTGTAAAACCGCTGAGGTTTCAGCTGGATGATGTTAAGAGCAAGTCCGGAGGAAGCAAAAAATATATTTATATAGCCATTACAATACTAATTGTTATATCTATAATTTTAGTGCCGATAATACTCAACGGCAAATTAATCAAGTAA